The following are encoded together in the Robertmurraya sp. FSL R5-0851 genome:
- a CDS encoding aromatic acid exporter family protein — protein MEFFRKYKFFGGRIVKTGIAVFLTALICDLLSWPPMFAVITAIVTIEPTASHSIKKAFVRFPASALGAAFSVLFNFTFGDSPFTYMLVAVMTIIVCYKLRLHDGTLVAVLTGVAMISTVHDHFLSSFFVRLGTTGIGLTVSALVNFLVIKPNYSLTIQSKLHRYIIETGKLIETRGKEIVYQQPLHQDTKVKYERLWKDIETVETLCEYQKLEWKLHNFDRKDTKEFHYEYKKLGTLRQIIFHVANLMAIPPIDAPICKEKSVELMFSSIKHALHEKEYRMDEEHHQVVKKIRSIFKHCVQEDQMKQSHIALLYELLSINDLIEELHQIQLLKQKHQKLIQYKGVKAEM, from the coding sequence ATGGAATTCTTTAGAAAGTATAAATTTTTTGGCGGAAGAATTGTTAAAACAGGGATTGCGGTGTTTCTGACTGCTCTTATCTGTGATCTTTTGTCTTGGCCTCCTATGTTTGCCGTTATTACCGCGATTGTAACGATTGAGCCAACTGCATCTCATTCGATTAAAAAGGCGTTCGTCCGGTTTCCGGCTTCTGCACTAGGAGCCGCTTTTTCTGTTTTATTTAATTTTACCTTTGGTGATAGTCCGTTTACGTATATGCTTGTCGCAGTGATGACCATTATCGTGTGTTACAAACTTCGATTGCATGATGGAACACTGGTTGCTGTTTTGACTGGTGTGGCGATGATATCTACGGTTCATGATCATTTTCTAAGTTCGTTTTTTGTTCGCCTTGGAACAACGGGAATTGGACTAACTGTATCAGCGCTTGTGAATTTCCTTGTCATAAAACCGAATTACTCACTGACGATTCAATCAAAACTTCATCGGTATATCATTGAAACAGGCAAATTGATTGAAACACGTGGAAAAGAAATTGTGTATCAGCAGCCGTTACACCAAGACACGAAGGTGAAGTATGAAAGACTTTGGAAGGATATCGAAACAGTAGAAACATTGTGTGAATACCAGAAGCTAGAATGGAAGCTGCATAATTTCGACCGGAAGGACACCAAGGAATTTCATTATGAATATAAGAAGTTAGGTACCTTACGCCAAATCATTTTTCATGTAGCGAATCTTATGGCGATTCCTCCGATCGATGCGCCAATTTGTAAGGAGAAGTCCGTCGAGCTGATGTTTTCTTCCATTAAACATGCCTTGCATGAAAAGGAGTACCGGATGGATGAAGAGCATCATCAAGTGGTGAAGAAGATTCGGTCTATCTTTAAACATTGTGTACAAGAAGATCAGATGAAACAGTCACATATTGCTCTACTGTATGAGCTCCTTTCTATAAACGACCTAATAGAGGAACTACATCAAATACAATTGTTGAAACAAAAACATCAAAAATTAATTCAGTATAAAGGTGTTAAAGCCGAGATGTAA
- a CDS encoding AEC family transporter — protein sequence MELLFVVLSALSVIGVGYIGQRTIGFDRKAISAMALYLMQPFLAFRTFYTNEITMEYLYILLFCVLLCIGMIVIVQITAALKKLPRSRHSAMVLSGVFMNSGNYGVPIILLAFGNVGVDYAVIMMVIQSFLMSTIGVYYAGKGSERGYSVKQSILNIIKMPMIYGSVLGIGLQLLTLPVPDMIMKPIDLIADATIPTIMLVLGMQLGAITKKNVSIGDVSTIMIQRMLISPVLALLLVWLLPIEGMLAQVLIVLSAMPSAANTMMLSLEFGTEPDLVSYSTLVTTLLSILSVPVMLMLVM from the coding sequence ATGGAACTATTATTCGTTGTATTATCAGCTTTATCTGTGATCGGAGTAGGGTATATTGGTCAAAGGACCATTGGATTTGATCGGAAGGCGATTTCTGCCATGGCCTTATATTTAATGCAGCCTTTTTTGGCATTTCGGACCTTCTATACGAATGAAATTACAATGGAATATTTGTATATCTTGCTGTTTTGTGTGCTTCTTTGTATTGGGATGATTGTTATTGTACAAATTACAGCAGCCCTAAAAAAATTACCTCGTTCAAGGCACTCAGCCATGGTGCTTTCAGGTGTATTTATGAACAGTGGGAACTATGGTGTTCCTATAATCTTACTTGCTTTTGGTAACGTGGGTGTTGATTATGCGGTTATCATGATGGTTATACAATCCTTCCTTATGAGTACAATTGGGGTGTATTATGCTGGTAAGGGAAGTGAGAGAGGATATTCTGTCAAACAATCGATATTAAATATTATAAAAATGCCAATGATCTATGGATCTGTCTTAGGGATAGGTCTTCAGCTCTTAACCCTGCCAGTGCCAGATATGATCATGAAGCCTATCGATTTGATTGCTGATGCAACCATTCCAACCATTATGCTTGTCTTGGGTATGCAACTCGGAGCCATTACAAAGAAGAATGTTAGTATCGGAGATGTTTCTACAATTATGATCCAACGTATGCTAATTTCCCCTGTCTTGGCTTTACTTTTAGTATGGCTATTACCGATTGAAGGAATGCTGGCCCAAGTTCTTATTGTTCTATCAGCAATGCCCTCAGCAGCGAATACCATGATGCTTTCGCTTGAATTTGGAACAGAGCCAGATCTTGTATCTTATAGTACATTAGTGACGACCTTGTTAAGTATATTATCGGTTCCGGTCATGTTGATGTTGGTGATGTAA
- a CDS encoding PTS sugar transporter subunit IIB, producing the protein MKILAVCGSGLGSSFMLEMNVQQILSELGVSGIEVEHSDLSSATPDAADLFIAAKDIAEGMGHLGEVIVIESIIDLDGLRSKLKEVLEQKGIL; encoded by the coding sequence ATGAAGATTTTAGCGGTCTGTGGTTCAGGGTTAGGTAGCAGTTTTATGTTAGAAATGAATGTTCAACAAATCTTATCAGAGCTTGGGGTAAGCGGAATTGAAGTGGAACATTCTGATTTAAGTTCTGCTACACCTGATGCAGCAGATTTATTCATCGCAGCAAAAGATATTGCCGAAGGAATGGGGCACTTAGGAGAGGTTATCGTCATAGAGAGCATTATCGATCTAGATGGACTTCGGTCAAAGCTAAAAGAAGTGCTTGAACAGAAAGGAATACTCTAA
- a CDS encoding transketolase yields the protein MSIELEKVEQFRDEIRLKTLKELYHLGFGHYGGSLSIIETLAVLYGGVMKIDPKNPNWEERDYFILSKGHGGPGLYATLAVKGYFPEEVLYTLNNNGTTLPSHPDRNLTPGVDMTTGSLGQGISAAVGVALSHKLSKRENYTFCIVGDGELNEGQCWEAFQFAAHHKLNQLFVFIDDNKKQLDGLTKDIINPFDFEEKFKAFGFYSLKVDGSSLGQIYDAIKKGKEQTERPVAIILDTTKGQGVPYLEQKVDNHHIRPSQADEEAILQAIDDLEHRLGKGVPR from the coding sequence ATGAGTATTGAGTTAGAGAAGGTGGAACAGTTTCGGGATGAGATCCGATTAAAGACGCTAAAAGAGCTCTATCATCTGGGTTTTGGTCATTATGGGGGAAGCTTATCCATCATTGAAACCTTAGCGGTGTTGTATGGTGGAGTCATGAAGATAGATCCGAAAAATCCTAATTGGGAAGAGCGAGACTATTTCATTTTATCGAAAGGACATGGGGGACCAGGTCTTTATGCGACCCTAGCGGTAAAAGGGTATTTTCCTGAGGAGGTACTATATACTCTCAATAACAATGGAACGACACTTCCTTCCCATCCGGATCGGAATTTAACACCAGGCGTTGATATGACAACTGGATCTTTAGGGCAAGGGATATCTGCGGCTGTTGGAGTGGCTCTCTCACATAAGCTTTCAAAGAGAGAAAACTATACTTTTTGTATTGTGGGAGATGGTGAATTAAATGAAGGACAATGCTGGGAGGCCTTTCAATTTGCAGCCCATCATAAGTTAAATCAGCTTTTTGTCTTCATTGATGATAATAAGAAGCAACTCGATGGGTTAACTAAGGATATTATTAATCCATTTGACTTTGAAGAGAAGTTCAAAGCGTTTGGTTTCTATTCACTGAAAGTAGACGGTAGTTCATTAGGACAAATTTATGATGCTATTAAAAAAGGAAAAGAGCAAACAGAACGTCCAGTGGCCATTATTTTAGATACGACTAAAGGTCAAGGTGTTCCATACTTAGAACAAAAGGTTGATAACCATCATATCCGTCCTAGCCAAGCAGATGAAGAAGCAATTTTACAAGCGATTGATGACTTGGAACACAGACTTGGAAAGGGGGTGCCAAGATGA
- a CDS encoding PTS ascorbate transporter subunit IIC, translated as MGERLLKLVMDILSTPAVLVALISLVGLLILKKPASDIIKGTVKTFLGFIVISAGAGVIVGSLDPFGKMFQEAFNVNGVVPNNEAIVAMALTEYGGVTAFIMFFGMLANILIARFTRLKYIFLTGHHTLYMACMLAVILVVSGLEGIPLIIVGSLALGLTMAAFPAICQPFMRKIIGNDSVGFGHFSSLGYVLSGLVGKVVGKGSRSTEEIKFPKGLGFLRDSSVTIALTMTILYVVIALFAGPAYVEGELSGGTHYLVFSLIQAVTFAAGVFVILSGVRLVLAEIVPAFKGISTKIVPDSKPALDCPIVFPYAPNAVLIGFFCSFLGGIVGMMFLGMAGAVIILPGVVPHFFTGATAGVFGNATGGVRGATIGSFANGLLITFLPVFLMPVLGDLGFASTTFSDADFAASGIILGNVANSFGATGVTVTVVGLVLLAVVYGFLKKDKNKTQQIQA; from the coding sequence ATGGGTGAGAGATTACTAAAGTTAGTGATGGATATTTTGAGTACGCCTGCTGTGTTAGTTGCGTTAATATCGCTCGTTGGATTATTAATCTTAAAAAAGCCTGCTAGTGATATTATTAAAGGCACGGTCAAGACCTTCCTTGGTTTCATTGTTATTTCTGCCGGTGCTGGTGTAATCGTTGGCTCCCTTGATCCTTTTGGAAAGATGTTTCAGGAAGCATTTAATGTAAATGGTGTGGTTCCCAATAATGAGGCGATCGTTGCCATGGCATTAACGGAATACGGTGGTGTAACTGCATTTATCATGTTCTTTGGAATGTTGGCTAACATCTTAATTGCACGATTCACAAGGTTAAAATACATTTTTTTAACCGGGCATCATACGTTGTATATGGCATGTATGCTTGCAGTCATCCTTGTTGTCTCAGGATTAGAAGGAATTCCTCTTATTATTGTTGGTTCTCTAGCATTAGGGTTAACTATGGCAGCCTTTCCTGCGATTTGTCAGCCGTTCATGAGAAAGATTATTGGGAATGATAGTGTAGGTTTTGGCCATTTTTCAAGCTTAGGTTATGTTCTATCAGGTCTTGTCGGAAAAGTGGTAGGGAAGGGTTCTCGTTCAACAGAGGAAATCAAATTTCCAAAAGGCCTTGGTTTTTTGCGAGATAGTTCAGTAACGATTGCGTTAACGATGACCATTCTTTATGTCGTTATAGCGCTATTTGCAGGTCCAGCTTATGTAGAAGGAGAGCTTAGCGGTGGTACTCATTATCTAGTTTTCTCCCTTATTCAAGCAGTTACTTTTGCAGCTGGGGTATTTGTTATTTTATCAGGTGTTCGCCTTGTTTTGGCTGAAATTGTACCCGCTTTCAAAGGGATTTCTACAAAAATTGTACCAGATTCAAAACCGGCGCTCGATTGTCCAATTGTATTTCCATACGCACCGAATGCTGTATTAATAGGTTTCTTTTGTAGTTTCCTAGGCGGAATCGTTGGAATGATGTTCCTGGGCATGGCTGGAGCCGTTATTATCCTACCTGGTGTGGTTCCACATTTCTTTACTGGTGCCACAGCTGGAGTGTTTGGAAATGCGACTGGTGGAGTAAGAGGTGCCACTATAGGTTCTTTTGCTAATGGTTTGTTAATTACTTTCTTACCTGTCTTCTTAATGCCGGTACTTGGAGATCTAGGTTTTGCTAGTACGACATTCTCTGATGCGGACTTTGCAGCATCGGGAATTATTCTTGGTAATGTTGCAAACTCATTTGGAGCTACTGGTGTGACGGTTACTGTAGTAGGACTCGTGTTACTAGCAGTAGTATACGGATTCTTGAAAAAAGACAAGAATAAAACACAACAAATCCAGGCCTAA
- a CDS encoding NUDIX domain-containing protein, protein MGVPPKHIVSAIAFVRNDDNELLLVKSPRRGWELPGGQVEEGESIKAAAIRETKEESGIDIEIVKFCGIFQNVKHSICSTLFIGKVVGGQLTKSPESLEVGYFPIEKALEMVTWKHFKKRIQYCLNEEVHPFFVEV, encoded by the coding sequence ATGGGAGTTCCGCCAAAGCATATTGTATCAGCCATCGCTTTCGTAAGGAATGATGATAATGAATTGCTTTTAGTGAAAAGTCCAAGGAGAGGTTGGGAGTTGCCTGGAGGACAGGTTGAAGAAGGAGAGTCCATTAAGGCAGCTGCAATACGTGAAACAAAGGAAGAAAGTGGGATAGATATTGAAATTGTGAAGTTCTGTGGTATTTTTCAAAATGTAAAGCACTCCATTTGCAGTACGTTGTTCATCGGGAAAGTAGTTGGAGGTCAACTGACTAAGTCACCTGAGAGTTTAGAAGTGGGATATTTTCCGATAGAGAAAGCGCTTGAAATGGTCACGTGGAAACACTTTAAGAAGAGAATACAGTATTGTTTAAATGAAGAGGTACATCCATTTTTTGTTGAGGTTTAA
- a CDS encoding amidohydrolase family protein — MKIIDAHIHLSNIKSFHETAETISFVDYSPSGILKEFEEAGVVLGIGMGLTETDKMGFPDYETQTPMGLDLTAELPPSIFTCVGINPYNLDEEALIRLEKMLVQPKTVGIKIYLGYYPFYAYDPVYQPVYRLAAKYHLPVVFHTGDTYSERGYLKYSHPLTIDEVAVDNRDVNFMMAHFGDPWTLTGAEIIYKNPNVFADLSGLIVGTKKDLTLKSEGRFLDHLRHALVFADSYDKLLFGTDWPLVPIAPYIQFIKDLIPEEYHSQVFYETALKVFPRIQPFVK, encoded by the coding sequence ATGAAAATCATCGATGCTCATATCCATCTATCAAACATAAAATCATTTCATGAAACAGCTGAAACCATTTCATTTGTCGACTATTCACCTTCAGGTATTCTCAAAGAATTCGAGGAAGCAGGAGTGGTGCTTGGTATTGGAATGGGATTGACAGAAACAGATAAAATGGGGTTTCCAGATTACGAGACACAAACTCCGATGGGACTGGATTTAACTGCGGAATTGCCGCCTTCTATCTTTACCTGCGTCGGAATCAATCCGTACAACCTAGACGAGGAGGCCCTTATTCGTTTAGAAAAGATGTTAGTACAACCAAAAACGGTTGGAATTAAAATTTATCTTGGTTATTATCCGTTTTATGCCTATGATCCTGTTTATCAACCTGTATATAGACTGGCGGCAAAGTACCATCTTCCCGTTGTCTTTCATACTGGCGATACGTATTCAGAAAGGGGGTATCTAAAATACTCCCACCCTCTCACCATAGATGAGGTAGCCGTTGACAACCGTGATGTGAATTTTATGATGGCTCATTTTGGGGACCCGTGGACACTGACAGGAGCAGAGATCATTTATAAAAATCCAAATGTGTTTGCAGATTTATCTGGATTAATTGTCGGAACAAAGAAGGACCTAACATTAAAAAGCGAAGGTCGTTTCCTTGATCATTTACGTCATGCCTTAGTTTTTGCCGACTCATATGACAAACTTCTATTTGGAACGGATTGGCCATTAGTGCCGATCGCCCCCTATATTCAGTTTATTAAGGACTTAATTCCGGAAGAGTATCATAGCCAGGTGTTTTATGAAACCGCATTAAAGGTGTTTCCAAGAATTCAGCCGTTTGTAAAATAA
- a CDS encoding BglG family transcription antiterminator: MMIEKRPALLMKHLLKVKKTTIMQIIDKTHLTKRQVSYDLEKINHWLKTRELPSIPYKGTKYIVIPEKVVEYFYHHRMDDSDQDFIFSENERLSFIYLYLFIREEPISSVHLTQLLQVSKNTVISDVKKANEVNAPFLVEIRYSRQIGYHLHGNELDKRVLVQHHLSQLTDLPYFHKLMVLLLGNKEQIHIDYIMGNLNEIQKQFHLQFVEDRLNQFAYFLVLYFYRLKEKKFVRYHQDEIELIKKDSMWDVARTLYKYLQIEELETEVCFMTIQFLGLSLGNPQSLESDRDILFKLCEQLVFNFESKTAIAFEKKNEAIQTLYQHFKPAYFRMKYRIPIANPLLEQIKTEHKELYTIVSELLLPIESLLSITIPEEEIGYITIHFGALLKSPKKPVPKKKRAIVVCPSGISSSLMVKHLLESLFSEISVEKTISLQQFSIENLEQYDLLFSTVEIESKIPCFYVKPIMTPNEKNILVNEVYQCLFGIQYKDISIKELIKTIGQYANVYDETGLKKALSQLTFHKRVEVKREEKPVLSDLLKEETIQIMDQLSSWEEAVTVAAKPLVMNGVIESTYIDSMIDNIKTLGPYVVIGPEVAIPHARPESGVNKVGMSFLKLKTPVYFLENENYPVRLLFCIAAIDNTTHLKALSQLTKLLSNSKNITSIALI, from the coding sequence ATGATGATTGAGAAACGTCCAGCACTTTTAATGAAGCATCTTCTCAAGGTGAAAAAAACTACAATCATGCAGATAATAGATAAAACCCATTTAACTAAAAGGCAAGTATCCTATGATTTGGAAAAAATCAATCATTGGTTAAAAACTAGAGAACTTCCTTCTATTCCTTATAAGGGAACAAAATACATCGTTATTCCAGAAAAAGTGGTGGAGTATTTTTATCACCATCGTATGGATGACTCAGACCAAGACTTTATATTTTCAGAGAACGAGCGATTAAGTTTTATATATTTATACCTTTTTATTAGGGAAGAACCTATATCATCCGTCCATTTAACGCAGCTATTACAAGTTAGCAAGAATACAGTCATCTCTGACGTGAAAAAAGCAAATGAAGTGAATGCACCATTTCTTGTAGAAATCCGTTATTCCAGACAAATTGGCTATCATCTTCATGGAAATGAATTAGATAAAAGAGTGTTGGTTCAACATCATTTGTCTCAGCTAACCGATTTACCCTATTTTCATAAGCTCATGGTTTTATTACTAGGTAACAAAGAGCAGATTCACATAGATTATATTATGGGTAATCTTAATGAAATACAAAAGCAATTTCACCTCCAATTTGTTGAGGATCGCTTGAATCAATTTGCTTATTTCTTAGTTTTATATTTTTATCGCTTAAAAGAAAAGAAGTTCGTCCGTTATCATCAAGATGAAATAGAATTGATAAAAAAAGATTCAATGTGGGATGTAGCTCGAACATTATATAAATATCTCCAAATTGAGGAATTGGAAACAGAAGTCTGTTTTATGACGATTCAATTTCTTGGGTTATCGTTAGGAAATCCACAAAGTTTAGAAAGTGATAGAGACATACTGTTTAAACTTTGTGAGCAGCTCGTGTTTAACTTTGAATCGAAAACAGCCATTGCTTTTGAGAAGAAAAACGAAGCGATTCAAACCTTGTACCAGCATTTTAAGCCTGCATATTTCCGAATGAAGTATCGAATTCCTATAGCCAATCCCCTTCTAGAACAAATCAAAACCGAACATAAAGAATTGTATACGATTGTAAGTGAGTTACTACTACCTATTGAATCTCTACTTAGCATCACGATTCCGGAAGAGGAAATTGGATATATAACGATCCACTTTGGAGCTCTATTAAAAAGTCCCAAGAAACCTGTCCCTAAAAAGAAACGAGCAATCGTTGTATGTCCAAGTGGAATAAGTTCCTCCCTTATGGTCAAACACCTGTTAGAATCATTATTTTCCGAAATTTCAGTCGAAAAAACTATTTCGTTACAGCAGTTCTCTATTGAAAATCTCGAGCAATATGATTTGTTATTTTCCACAGTAGAGATAGAGTCAAAGATTCCTTGCTTCTATGTAAAGCCGATTATGACTCCTAATGAAAAAAACATTCTAGTAAATGAAGTATACCAATGCTTATTTGGGATTCAATATAAGGATATTTCTATTAAAGAATTAATCAAAACAATTGGTCAATATGCAAATGTATATGATGAAACAGGACTGAAAAAAGCATTAAGTCAATTGACTTTTCATAAAAGAGTGGAAGTAAAGAGGGAGGAAAAACCTGTGTTAAGTGATTTATTAAAGGAAGAAACCATCCAAATAATGGATCAGCTTTCAAGTTGGGAAGAGGCTGTCACAGTAGCAGCTAAACCATTAGTCATGAATGGGGTAATCGAATCAACCTATATTGATTCAATGATCGATAATATAAAAACACTTGGACCATATGTAGTCATTGGCCCAGAGGTAGCTATTCCTCATGCAAGACCTGAGTCAGGCGTTAATAAAGTGGGAATGAGCTTTTTAAAGTTAAAGACTCCTGTCTACTTTCTAGAAAATGAAAATTATCCAGTCAGGCTGTTGTTTTGTATAGCAGCAATTGATAATACTACCCATTTAAAGGCGCTTTCGCAGTTAACCAAGCTTCTTAGTAATAGTAAAAATATCACTAGTATTGCATTAATTTAA
- a CDS encoding transketolase family protein, producing the protein MKLYDEREVFETGKGKVLREGGDVTIIASGIMVAESLKAADLLKEQGVEATVIDMFSIKPIDKELIVKYATKTKAVVTAENHNVIGGLGSAVAEVLSEHCPTRMRRIGVKEQFGQVGKIDYLMEFYKLTATDIAEEARELSLDK; encoded by the coding sequence GTGAAGCTATATGATGAAAGAGAAGTTTTTGAGACCGGGAAAGGGAAAGTATTAAGAGAGGGCGGAGATGTCACAATTATTGCTAGTGGTATCATGGTGGCAGAATCGCTGAAGGCAGCAGATCTCCTTAAAGAGCAGGGAGTTGAAGCCACGGTGATTGATATGTTCTCTATAAAACCAATCGATAAAGAGTTAATCGTAAAATATGCAACGAAAACAAAAGCGGTGGTTACAGCAGAAAATCATAATGTAATCGGAGGGTTAGGTAGTGCTGTGGCTGAGGTGTTAAGTGAGCATTGTCCCACGAGAATGAGGCGTATCGGGGTAAAAGAACAATTTGGCCAGGTTGGCAAAATTGATTATTTAATGGAGTTCTATAAATTGACAGCCACAGATATTGCAGAGGAAGCTAGAGAATTATCATTAGATAAATAA
- a CDS encoding DUF2935 domain-containing protein — MAKNFRQEALFELNFWLQVLGDHARFIQDSLAPSETQYISQAENFITLFDQLLTISRRQPAGEELMQLLHRANKAGTEIRELKLTLVREHLVGEVKMTLPPSFLSHMVNELEEALRVFSFFLKGEIPPIVHPLHHDLLWLLDAAGHAGAIDVNLDRVEKKLKERGREFTKEWEDFYIKAVEMAGYLRANVYSFPALSRFHKEIELEMEIFKSFLREIEEMELNKEILGVLSPLMADHMAREECYYLMKLAETTEVEDPNCDPTKPRTTS; from the coding sequence TTGGCCAAGAACTTTCGTCAAGAAGCACTATTTGAATTGAATTTCTGGTTACAGGTACTTGGAGACCATGCTCGATTTATCCAGGATTCTTTAGCACCATCGGAAACACAATACATCAGTCAAGCGGAAAACTTCATAACGTTATTTGATCAGCTATTAACGATCTCACGTAGACAGCCTGCAGGAGAGGAGCTTATGCAGCTGCTACATAGAGCGAATAAAGCGGGGACAGAAATCAGAGAACTGAAACTCACTCTAGTACGAGAGCATTTGGTGGGCGAAGTGAAAATGACTTTACCACCATCTTTTCTAAGTCATATGGTCAATGAGCTAGAAGAGGCATTAAGAGTATTTTCATTTTTCCTTAAAGGAGAAATTCCTCCAATTGTTCATCCGTTACATCATGATTTATTGTGGCTATTAGATGCGGCAGGGCATGCGGGGGCCATAGATGTTAATTTAGATCGAGTGGAAAAGAAGCTCAAAGAGAGAGGGCGAGAGTTCACAAAGGAATGGGAGGATTTTTATATAAAGGCTGTCGAGATGGCGGGGTACTTGCGTGCGAATGTGTATTCTTTCCCCGCTTTAAGTCGTTTCCATAAAGAAATTGAGTTAGAAATGGAAATCTTCAAAAGCTTTTTAAGAGAAATAGAAGAAATGGAGTTAAACAAAGAAATACTAGGAGTATTATCGCCCCTTATGGCGGATCATATGGCTCGTGAGGAATGCTATTATTTAATGAAGCTAGCTGAGACAACAGAGGTGGAGGACCCCAACTGCGATCCAACCAAACCAAGGACAACAAGTTAG
- a CDS encoding IS4 family transposase, protein MDKITRKNSFGQWFSPINSQLFEEQVKTLKLDFYTKKLTTESFLKLLLFAQLQEVESLHALSDCLFDDKLQKAIDLDSISISQLSRRLNGLNPDLFQRLFLDLVSQIHAKTHYTKLVMPLKIIDSSTLPLNLTNHKWAKFRKTKAGVKLHLRLVFMEKGTSYPEKVVMTTAKEHDRGQLEIMVDDKECMYVFDRGYLDYERFDRMTDEGYFFLSRLRKNAVIREVYNFKLPENTPVLSDQMVLIGTTQNRAENYFRLIKVLDSKGNELHLVTNRFDLSAEEISDMYKSRWAIELFFKWIKQHLSIKKFYGQSEWAIQNQVFIALIVFCLHVLVQIETKSKRKTLQISRYLRAALWKPANIWLRKIEGKAIP, encoded by the coding sequence ATGGACAAGATTACACGAAAAAATTCATTTGGACAATGGTTTTCACCAATCAATTCTCAATTATTTGAGGAACAAGTGAAAACATTGAAATTAGACTTCTATACGAAGAAATTAACGACTGAATCATTTCTGAAATTACTGCTTTTTGCCCAGCTACAGGAAGTTGAGAGTCTTCATGCACTAAGTGACTGTCTTTTCGATGACAAGCTCCAAAAGGCAATCGACCTTGATTCTATTAGTATTTCTCAGTTATCACGACGATTAAATGGGCTGAACCCCGACCTTTTCCAAAGGCTGTTTCTCGATTTAGTATCACAAATTCATGCCAAAACGCATTATACGAAGCTTGTGATGCCCTTAAAAATTATCGATTCAAGCACCTTACCACTGAATTTAACAAACCATAAATGGGCAAAGTTCCGTAAAACCAAGGCAGGAGTAAAATTGCATCTACGTCTTGTATTTATGGAAAAAGGCACTTCGTACCCAGAAAAAGTCGTTATGACAACGGCAAAAGAACATGACCGTGGTCAGCTTGAAATCATGGTAGATGATAAAGAATGCATGTATGTTTTTGACCGTGGTTACTTGGATTATGAGCGTTTTGACCGAATGACCGATGAAGGCTACTTTTTCCTTTCAAGGCTACGGAAAAACGCGGTAATCCGGGAAGTTTACAACTTTAAGCTACCCGAAAATACACCTGTTTTATCAGACCAAATGGTCTTAATAGGTACCACACAAAACCGTGCTGAAAATTATTTTCGCCTGATAAAGGTCTTGGATTCCAAGGGAAATGAACTCCATTTAGTCACCAATCGTTTTGATTTAAGTGCCGAAGAAATTTCAGACATGTACAAATCACGCTGGGCAATTGAACTGTTCTTTAAATGGATCAAACAACATCTCAGCATTAAGAAGTTTTACGGTCAGAGCGAGTGGGCAATTCAAAATCAAGTGTTTATCGCACTTATTGTTTTTTGCCTCCATGTTCTCGTACAAATCGAAACAAAAAGTAAGAGAAAAACCTTACAAATTAGTCGTTATTTAAGGGCTGCATTGTGGAAACCAGCGAATATCTGGCTTCGGAAAATTGAAGGAAAAGCCATCCCTTAA